In Felis catus isolate Fca126 chromosome C2, F.catus_Fca126_mat1.0, whole genome shotgun sequence, a single window of DNA contains:
- the ETS2 gene encoding protein C-ets-2: MNDFGIKNMDQVAPVSNSYRGTLKRQPALDTFDGSLFAVFPSLNEEQTLQEVPTGLDSISHDASSCELPLLTPCSKAVMSQALKATFSGFKKEQHRLGIPKNPWLWTEQQVCQWLLWATSEFSLVNVNLQRFGMNGHVLCNLGKERFLELAPDFVGDILWEHLEQMIKENQEKTDDQYEENSHLNSVPHWINSNSLGFGVEQAAYGVQTQNYPKGGLLDVCASSSAPSALGSEQDFQMLPKSRLNTVSVSYCPVSQDFPGGSLNLLAGGSGKPRDRDSPENGTDSFESSDSLLESWNSQSSLLDVQRVPSFESFEDDCSQSLCLNKPTMSFKDYIQERSDPVEQGKPVIPAAVLAGFTGSGPIQLWQFLLELLSDKSCQPFISWTGDGWEFKLADPDEVARRWGKRKNKPKMNYEKLSRGLRYYYDKNIIHKTSGKRYVYRFVCDLQHLLGFTPEELHAILGVQPDTED; this comes from the exons atgaatgaTTTTGGAATCAAGAACATGGACCAGGTAGCCCCTGTGTCTAACAGTTACAGAGGGACACTCAAG CGCCAGCCAGCTTTGGACACCTTCGATGGGTCCCTGTTTGCTGTTTTCCCCTCCCTAAATGAAGAGCAGACACTCCAGGAAGTGCCCACAGGCTTGGATTCAATTTCTCATG ATGCATCCAGCTGTGAGTTACCTCTGTTAACGCCGTGCAGCAAGGCCGTGATGAGTCAAGCCTTAAAAGCTACCTTCAGTGGCTTCAAGAAGGAGCAGCACCGTCTTGGCATCCCAAAGA ACCCCTGGCTGTGGACCGAGCAGCAAGTATGCCAGTGGCTCCTCTGGGCCACCAGTGAGTTCAGCCTGGTCAACGTCAATCTCCAGAGGTTCGGCATGAATGGCCACGTGTTATGCAACCTGGGCAAGGAGCGTTTTCTGGAGCTGGCACCTGACTTTGTGGGCGACATTCTCTGGGAGCATCTGGAGCAGATGATCAAAG aaaaccaagaaaagacAGACGATCAGTATGAAGAAAATTCACACCTCAACTCCGTTCCTCATTGGATTAATAGCAATTCACTAG GCTTTGGCGTGGAGCAGGCAGCGTATGGTGTGCAGACACAGAATTACCCCAAAGGCGGCCTCCTGGACGTGTGTGCATCATCCTCAGCACCCAGCGCACTCGGTTCTGAGCAGGACTTTCAGATGCTCCCCAAGTCTCGACTCAACACCGTCAGCGTCAGTTACTGCCCCGTCAGTCAGGACTTCCCAGGCGGCAGCTTGAACCTTCTTGCTGGCGGTTCTG GAAAGCCCCGGGACCGTGACTCCCCCGAGAACGGCACGGACAGCTTCGAGAGCTCGGACTCGCTGCTGGAGTCCTGGAACAGCCAGTCGTCGCTGCTGGACGTGCAGCGAGTGCCTTCCTTCGAGAGCTTCGAGGATGACTGCAGCCAGTCCCTGTGCCTCAACAAGCCGACCATGTCCTTCAAGGACTACATCCAGGAGCGGAGCGACCCGGTGGAGCAGGGCAAACCAGTCATACCTGCGGCGGTGCTGGCCGGCTTCACAG gaagcgGACCTATTCAGCTGTGGCAGTTCCTCCTGGAGTTACTCTCGGACAAGTCCTGCCAGCCGTTCATCAGCTGGACCGGGGACGGATGGGAGTTCAAGCTCGCTGACCCCGATGAG GTGGCCCGCCggtgggggaagaggaaaaacaagCCCAAGATGAACTACGAGAAGCTGAGCCGCGGTTTGCGCTACTACTACGACAAGAACATCATCCACAAGACGTCGGGCAAGCGCTACGTGTACCGCTTCGTGTGCGACCTGCAGCACCTGCTGGGGTTCACCCCCGAGGAACTGCACGCCATCCTGGGCGTCCAGCCCGACACGGAGGACTGA